A genome region from Geminicoccus roseus DSM 18922 includes the following:
- a CDS encoding MFS transporter, with amino-acid sequence MNPATPISSSDQRRALWLSTLAFTVCFAAWTIFSIIGVRIKAELGLSDTQFGLLVGTPILTGSLVRLILGIWADQYGGRLVAFFTMLAAAFATFMLTYAYDYPTFLLAALGIGMAGGVFSVGVAYVSRWFPKEKQGTALGIFGAGNVGAAVTKFLAPLVMVALGWQAVAQIWALALVVMAVVFFILTEDDPELAARRQAGIRPEPLSAMLVPLKNLQVWRFSLYYFFVFGGFVALALWLPHYYTDVYGLSIVAAGWLAAAYSIPGSLFRVLGGTLSDRFGARRVMYWTFAGSVACTFLLSYPATRYVVDGVRGPIEFSIAIGLVPFTVLTFVLGFFMSLGKAAVFKHIPVYYPGRVGAVGGVVGLIGGLGGFVLPIAFGAMNDLVGVWTSCFMLLFLIVATSLAWMHAAILRMEKRAYPELARKDLAEIEGLHPQPAGAPDRPARPVPPAPHGGLSGVPAE; translated from the coding sequence ATGAACCCAGCTACTCCCATATCCAGTTCCGACCAGCGCCGGGCCTTGTGGCTTTCCACGCTGGCCTTCACGGTCTGCTTCGCGGCCTGGACGATTTTCTCGATCATCGGCGTGCGGATCAAAGCCGAGCTCGGCCTGTCCGACACGCAGTTCGGCCTCCTGGTCGGCACCCCGATCCTGACCGGCAGCCTGGTGCGCCTGATCCTGGGCATCTGGGCCGACCAGTATGGCGGCCGCCTCGTCGCGTTCTTCACCATGCTGGCGGCAGCGTTCGCGACCTTCATGCTGACCTACGCCTACGACTACCCGACCTTCCTCCTGGCGGCGCTCGGGATCGGCATGGCCGGCGGCGTGTTCTCGGTGGGCGTCGCCTACGTGTCCCGGTGGTTCCCCAAGGAGAAGCAGGGCACGGCGCTGGGCATCTTCGGCGCCGGCAATGTGGGTGCCGCGGTCACCAAGTTCCTGGCCCCGCTCGTCATGGTGGCGCTCGGCTGGCAGGCGGTGGCGCAGATCTGGGCGCTGGCGCTGGTGGTCATGGCGGTGGTGTTCTTCATCCTCACCGAGGACGATCCCGAGCTTGCCGCGCGCCGGCAGGCCGGCATCCGGCCGGAGCCGCTCTCGGCGATGCTGGTGCCGCTGAAGAACCTGCAGGTCTGGCGCTTCTCGCTCTACTACTTCTTCGTGTTCGGCGGGTTCGTGGCGCTGGCCCTGTGGCTGCCCCACTACTACACCGACGTCTACGGCCTGAGCATCGTGGCCGCCGGCTGGCTGGCCGCGGCCTACTCGATCCCCGGCTCCTTGTTCCGCGTCCTGGGCGGCACGCTTTCCGACCGCTTCGGCGCACGCCGGGTGATGTACTGGACCTTCGCCGGCTCGGTCGCCTGCACCTTCCTCCTGTCCTACCCGGCGACCCGCTACGTGGTCGACGGCGTCCGCGGCCCGATCGAGTTCAGCATCGCCATCGGCCTGGTGCCGTTCACGGTCCTGACCTTCGTGCTGGGCTTCTTCATGAGCCTGGGCAAGGCGGCGGTCTTCAAGCACATCCCGGTCTACTACCCCGGCCGCGTCGGCGCGGTGGGCGGCGTGGTCGGCCTGATCGGCGGCCTGGGCGGCTTCGTCCTGCCGATCGCCTTCGGAGCCATGAACGACCTGGTCGGCGTGTGGACCTCCTGCTTCATGCTGCTGTTCCTGATCGTGGCCACCAGCCTCGCCTGGATGCACGCCGCCATCCTGCGGATGGAGAAGCGCGCCTATCCCGAACTCGCCCGCAAGGACCTGGCCGAGATCGAGGGGCTGCACCCGCAGCCCGCGGGAGCGCCGGACCGGCCTGCCCGGCCGGTTCCGCCCGCGCCCCATGGCGGCCTCTCCGGCGTGCCGGCCGAATGA
- a CDS encoding carboxymuconolactone decarboxylase family protein: protein MAEKPENLPSGAAEVARSYPEVWEAYAKLGQACAEAGPLDGRTLRLVKLALAVGASSEGAVHSHARRAVAEGVSREELRQVALLAIPTLGFPQGVKALTWIEDITDPHG from the coding sequence ATGGCAGAAAAGCCCGAAAACCTTCCCTCCGGCGCCGCTGAGGTGGCCAGATCCTATCCGGAGGTCTGGGAGGCGTATGCGAAGCTCGGCCAGGCCTGCGCCGAGGCGGGGCCGCTCGACGGCCGGACGCTGCGCCTGGTGAAGCTGGCGCTGGCGGTCGGCGCCTCGTCCGAGGGAGCGGTGCATTCCCATGCGCGCCGGGCGGTCGCGGAAGGCGTGTCCAGGGAGGAACTCCGGCAGGTCGCCCTCCTGGCGATCCCGACGCTGGGCTTCCCGCAGGGGGTGAAGGCGCTCACCTGGATCGAGGACATCACCGATCCGCACGGCTGA